In a genomic window of Occallatibacter riparius:
- a CDS encoding cupin domain-containing protein: MKGITRVLTASAVLCAGSLFVLHSQSQKHVLDNPDMVSWGPAPPLIPPGAQIAVLSGNPMASGPYSIRLKFPANYAIAAHSHPTDENVVIVSGALTFGMGDKLMKDSAQNKTMPVGGYALMPANMNHYAFTTDQETTIILFGQGPVEFKYVNPADDPRNAKGAMK, from the coding sequence ATGAAAGGGATTACGCGCGTCCTAACGGCATCCGCGGTCCTCTGCGCCGGATCGCTGTTCGTTCTTCACTCGCAATCGCAGAAGCACGTCCTCGACAACCCCGATATGGTCAGTTGGGGTCCCGCCCCGCCCCTGATTCCCCCAGGAGCGCAAATAGCCGTACTCTCGGGCAATCCTATGGCGTCCGGCCCGTACTCCATCCGCCTGAAGTTCCCAGCCAATTACGCCATCGCCGCGCACTCGCATCCCACTGACGAAAATGTCGTGATCGTCTCCGGCGCGCTGACCTTCGGCATGGGAGACAAGCTTATGAAGGACTCCGCCCAGAACAAGACCATGCCCGTCGGCGGATACGCGCTCATGCCCGCGAACATGAATCACTACGCCTTCACCACCGATCAGGAGACGACGATCATTCTGTTCGGGCAAGGTCCAGTGGAGTTCAAATATGTGAACCCCGCCGACGACCCGCGGAATGCGAAAGGCGCTATGAAGTAA
- a CDS encoding DUF5995 family protein, translating into MATTTSSPADQALAGIVSGPEPNTIADVIALMQAIDAALGNDDGLKWFNKLYLMVTEQVDLNPPGGAWQSPRWLVALDVVFARYYFDAIRGYLAGTGTASSWSAVFEVRFKAGVDRIQFALAGMNAHINHDLAQALTDTDAALNVMPALNGPEHADYESVNGLLNNLMPATLEMLASDVLGVIAQDTGKVGQLLAFWNICKARDLAWDFAGHLRSLPAFARPFAMDAQDAVTGALGRAILTVV; encoded by the coding sequence ATGGCGACTACGACTTCCTCTCCTGCCGACCAGGCGCTTGCTGGCATTGTCAGCGGGCCCGAGCCTAACACCATTGCCGATGTGATCGCGCTGATGCAGGCCATCGATGCGGCTCTGGGCAATGATGACGGGCTGAAGTGGTTCAACAAGCTCTACCTGATGGTGACCGAGCAAGTGGACCTGAATCCGCCGGGTGGCGCGTGGCAGAGCCCGCGCTGGCTGGTGGCACTGGATGTGGTATTCGCGCGGTACTACTTCGACGCGATTCGCGGGTACCTGGCGGGGACCGGCACTGCGTCATCGTGGAGCGCGGTGTTCGAGGTGCGGTTCAAGGCGGGTGTCGACCGCATCCAGTTCGCCCTGGCGGGGATGAATGCGCACATCAACCACGATCTTGCACAAGCACTGACGGACACTGATGCGGCGCTGAATGTGATGCCCGCGCTGAATGGGCCGGAGCACGCCGACTACGAGTCGGTGAACGGGCTGCTGAACAACCTGATGCCGGCGACGCTTGAGATGCTGGCTTCGGATGTGTTGGGAGTTATTGCGCAGGATACGGGCAAAGTGGGCCAGCTTCTCGCGTTCTGGAACATCTGCAAGGCGCGCGATCTGGCGTGGGATTTCGCCGGTCATCTGCGGAGTCTGCCGGCGTTCGCGCGGCCATTCGCGATGGATGCGCAGGATGCGGTGACGGGCGCGCTGGGGCGGGCGATTTTGACGGTGGTTTAA
- the crcB gene encoding fluoride efflux transporter CrcB has translation MQKYLLIAVGGALGSVARYWVGANVGSRMGIRFPYGTLIVNLTACLVIGFTLTWLGERVEFSAAWRFFIPIGFIGAYSTFSTYEWETLETLRSGAFLLAGLYAVGSLVLGLGATWCGAALAEWL, from the coding sequence TTGCAGAAGTATCTGCTGATTGCCGTGGGAGGAGCGCTGGGGTCAGTGGCGCGTTATTGGGTGGGAGCGAACGTCGGCAGCCGCATGGGCATTCGCTTTCCGTATGGAACCCTGATTGTGAATCTGACGGCTTGCCTGGTAATCGGATTCACCCTGACGTGGCTAGGGGAGCGGGTGGAATTCAGCGCGGCGTGGCGGTTCTTTATTCCTATCGGCTTCATTGGGGCATACTCGACCTTCTCGACGTATGAGTGGGAGACGCTGGAGACACTGCGCTCGGGCGCGTTTCTGCTGGCGGGTCTCTATGCCGTGGGCAGCCTGGTGCTTGGCCTCGGGGCGACGTGGTGCGGCGCGGCACTGGCGGAGTGGCTGTAG
- a CDS encoding Ig-like domain-containing protein, with the protein MSLRSLRPHLPSRSRRRSSLTPTATLLASFAICAAQVSCSGGASSSGSTPPPTPPPTPTPTPQSLAVSAPGTSLLIGDTLQLTATSKYTDGSSHDVTSTAVWTVSSGAPATVSSGGLLGATSAGDFTVTATVGSLSATQAFHVATPRTTPGENGFNWASVNIQGMGYVTGLVIHPLAPYDIYIRTDVGGAYRFDRTRQQWIPLLDRYGRLESEIYGVESIAVDATDTNTVYIAAAHGRTLSGSNVQTPAEVLVSHDRGATWANTGLGAKSLYIGANDSYRGTTGERLVVDPSDPGVVYFASRQNGLWRGVRTTGDQFDWQPVSSSLPSPSISPGVTFVLFDKSGGTNSSGETLNLYAGVYGSGVYASTDAGSTWTQIASTVNPERAAIASDGALFVAFGGDEGATSGGVGRYSGGKWQDITPPGANAAFAGVTVDPANPRTVLAAANSNRKIYRSSDQGATWSAIPSATPDVYTPQYYPAGPGMWGNAALVIDPANSKRVWQTNGYGVLETEDITAASTQWTWQMNNLEELVVQKVIVPPVVTVPGTNTPGADLLSVVADMVGFRHASRDIVPAATIDSFAYVAQGTGIAYCASQTHNAVFVGWDETDVARPMSGITADNGLTWKHIPNTAPGTAGKIAMAADDPKKMVWAPYNASPVYTLDGGVVWNPAKSNGAPLPASWQLSNPWWNGDVLTADQVAPGTYYYFNNGDFYVSSDNGATWTNRTVAWPQDPHWVIQASIVPNPAKAGDVWMAFAPNSNQPWMYQLIHSSDGGKTFVPVTTLEYADFVAFGKGNDASTPFIYVHGRAPGDTADAIYKSEDTGATWTRISDPPRMQFGEINSLEGDMRTRDLVYVGQGGRGIVFGYGANSGITRPSSRHAR; encoded by the coding sequence GTGTCGCTGCGGTCTTTGCGCCCTCATCTGCCTTCTCGTTCAAGACGCCGCTCTTCGCTCACGCCCACCGCAACCCTCCTTGCGTCCTTCGCAATCTGTGCCGCGCAGGTTTCCTGCAGCGGTGGAGCATCAAGCTCCGGATCCACCCCACCGCCGACTCCACCGCCCACGCCAACTCCAACACCCCAGAGCCTCGCCGTCTCCGCGCCCGGAACTTCCCTGCTCATCGGAGACACCCTGCAACTCACCGCCACCAGCAAATACACCGACGGTTCCTCTCACGACGTAACGTCGACAGCCGTTTGGACCGTCAGCTCGGGCGCTCCCGCCACCGTCTCATCCGGCGGCCTGCTCGGCGCGACCTCAGCGGGCGATTTCACCGTAACCGCAACCGTGGGCTCGCTCTCCGCCACGCAGGCCTTTCACGTCGCGACGCCGCGCACCACTCCCGGAGAAAACGGCTTCAACTGGGCCAGCGTCAACATTCAGGGGATGGGCTACGTCACCGGCCTCGTCATCCATCCGCTTGCGCCTTACGACATCTACATCCGCACCGACGTCGGCGGCGCGTACCGCTTTGACCGCACGCGCCAGCAGTGGATTCCCCTCCTCGACCGCTACGGCCGCCTCGAGTCCGAAATTTATGGCGTCGAGAGCATCGCCGTCGACGCCACCGACACCAACACGGTCTACATCGCCGCCGCACACGGCCGCACCCTCAGCGGCTCCAATGTACAGACGCCCGCCGAAGTGCTCGTCTCCCACGACCGCGGCGCCACGTGGGCAAACACCGGGCTCGGAGCAAAGAGCCTCTACATCGGCGCAAACGACAGCTATCGCGGTACAACAGGTGAGCGCCTAGTCGTCGATCCCAGCGACCCAGGCGTCGTCTATTTCGCAAGCCGCCAGAATGGTCTGTGGCGCGGCGTCCGCACCACCGGCGACCAGTTCGATTGGCAACCGGTCTCCTCCTCGCTGCCTTCGCCCTCAATCTCGCCAGGCGTCACCTTCGTTCTCTTCGACAAGTCAGGCGGCACCAATTCCTCTGGAGAAACGCTGAATCTCTATGCGGGCGTCTACGGAAGCGGCGTTTATGCCAGCACCGACGCCGGTTCCACCTGGACTCAGATCGCCTCAACAGTAAATCCAGAACGTGCCGCCATCGCATCGGACGGCGCCCTGTTCGTCGCCTTCGGCGGCGACGAAGGCGCCACCAGCGGAGGCGTTGGGCGTTATAGCGGCGGAAAGTGGCAGGACATTACGCCGCCCGGTGCAAACGCCGCCTTTGCCGGCGTCACTGTCGATCCTGCCAATCCGCGAACCGTACTTGCCGCCGCAAACTCCAATCGCAAAATCTACCGCTCCAGCGACCAGGGCGCCACCTGGTCCGCAATCCCGAGCGCTACGCCGGATGTCTACACACCGCAGTACTACCCCGCCGGCCCAGGAATGTGGGGCAATGCGGCCCTCGTCATCGATCCCGCAAACAGCAAGCGCGTGTGGCAGACCAACGGCTACGGCGTACTCGAGACCGAAGACATCACCGCCGCCTCGACCCAGTGGACCTGGCAGATGAACAACCTCGAAGAGCTGGTCGTTCAGAAGGTGATCGTCCCGCCCGTCGTCACCGTGCCCGGAACGAACACCCCCGGCGCAGACCTGCTGAGCGTGGTCGCCGACATGGTTGGATTTCGCCACGCCAGCCGTGACATAGTTCCGGCCGCAACCATCGACTCCTTCGCTTATGTGGCGCAGGGCACCGGCATTGCCTACTGTGCCTCGCAGACCCACAACGCCGTCTTCGTCGGCTGGGACGAGACCGACGTTGCCAGGCCGATGTCCGGCATCACGGCAGACAATGGCCTGACCTGGAAGCACATTCCCAACACCGCTCCAGGCACCGCGGGCAAGATCGCCATGGCAGCCGACGATCCGAAGAAGATGGTCTGGGCGCCCTACAACGCAAGCCCGGTCTACACGCTCGACGGTGGCGTCGTCTGGAACCCCGCAAAATCGAACGGCGCCCCGCTGCCCGCATCCTGGCAGCTTTCCAATCCCTGGTGGAACGGCGACGTGCTGACCGCCGACCAGGTCGCTCCCGGCACCTACTACTACTTCAACAACGGCGACTTCTACGTAAGCTCCGACAACGGCGCAACATGGACCAACCGCACCGTCGCCTGGCCACAGGACCCGCACTGGGTCATTCAGGCGAGCATTGTGCCTAACCCCGCGAAGGCAGGCGACGTTTGGATGGCGTTCGCGCCGAACTCCAACCAGCCTTGGATGTATCAACTCATCCATTCATCCGACGGCGGCAAGACCTTCGTCCCTGTGACCACGCTCGAGTACGCCGACTTCGTCGCTTTCGGCAAAGGGAACGACGCGAGCACTCCCTTCATTTATGTCCACGGCCGCGCTCCCGGCGACACTGCCGACGCGATCTACAAATCGGAGGACACTGGCGCGACCTGGACCCGTATCAGCGACCCCCCTCGGATGCAGTTCGGTGAAATCAACTCGCTCGAGGGGGACATGCGCACCAGGGACCTGGTCTACGTCGGACAGGGCGGCCGCGGAATTGTCTTCGGCTACGGAGCCAATTCAGGCATCACGCGGCCCAGCTCAAGGCACGCGCGATAG
- a CDS encoding DUF190 domain-containing protein, translating to MSGWRQRLPTLELAAPDYEVWLKNGAAMLTTGKALKVTVYLSDGAKHKGVPVYTGVLDFLFKHEIAGATVCKGVAGFGAGHRIHAAHILELSDHLPIRIEFIDTAERVEKIMPELQQRCGCGLIEVQETNVIVPLRT from the coding sequence GTGAGCGGGTGGCGGCAGCGGCTGCCAACGCTCGAGCTCGCCGCCCCTGATTACGAGGTGTGGCTGAAGAATGGAGCAGCCATGCTGACGACCGGAAAAGCCTTGAAGGTTACGGTGTATCTGAGCGACGGGGCAAAACACAAAGGCGTCCCGGTCTATACGGGGGTTCTGGACTTCCTGTTCAAGCACGAGATTGCGGGAGCGACGGTGTGCAAGGGGGTGGCCGGATTCGGGGCGGGACACCGGATTCATGCGGCGCACATCCTGGAGCTTTCGGATCATCTGCCGATCCGGATCGAGTTCATCGATACGGCCGAGCGGGTGGAGAAGATCATGCCAGAGCTGCAGCAGCGATGCGGGTGCGGGTTGATCGAGGTGCAGGAGACGAATGTGATCGTCCCGCTGCGTACTTAG
- a CDS encoding sialate O-acetylesterase, translated as MKLRLLALLALLPLSASAQVILPKVLSDHMVVQRDLPVHVWGMAQPGEQVTVSFRGEAKSTTSTNIGRWSLYLKPGAAGGPFEMTVVANGLSQVKSPAITLRDILVGDVWIASGQSNMQFALDHASTAATDLPKADNPKIRLLIVDDKASDYPQEDIPTTGWAASSPVSAKQFSAVAWYFAREIEQREHVPVGVIDSSWGGTPAEAWTRLTALGQDAQLSSLITLRGKMIDDANDTALHVKDEQRQRDEAKAAGKPEPQFPWHPAPESFGLGYLWNAMIAPLTPFPIRGAIWYQGEANAGSDRFPTYDRVMRDMIEDWRRQWGIGPFPFYYVQLANWITGPDSNWADVRDQQRRTLGERNTAMAVAIDVGNPNDIHPTDKATVGHRLAIAARALNYGERELEYSGPMFRQATPEGSSIRAWFDHAKGLTAKGGAEVTSVEIAGPDGKYFQAKATIDGETIVASSPDVPTPVSIRYGWASNPQCNLYNSDGLPASPFTSEKQGPE; from the coding sequence TTGAAACTGCGTTTGCTCGCCCTTCTCGCCCTGCTTCCCTTATCAGCTTCCGCTCAGGTCATTCTGCCCAAAGTCCTTTCCGATCACATGGTGGTTCAGCGCGACCTGCCCGTGCACGTCTGGGGCATGGCCCAGCCGGGCGAGCAGGTCACCGTCAGCTTCCGCGGCGAAGCGAAATCCACCACTTCCACCAATATCGGCCGCTGGAGCCTGTACCTAAAGCCGGGAGCGGCCGGCGGCCCCTTCGAGATGACAGTGGTCGCTAACGGGCTCTCACAGGTAAAGTCGCCGGCGATCACCCTTCGTGACATCCTCGTAGGCGACGTCTGGATTGCCTCCGGCCAGTCCAACATGCAGTTCGCCCTGGACCACGCCAGCACCGCCGCCACTGATCTCCCCAAGGCCGATAACCCGAAGATCCGCCTGCTCATCGTCGATGACAAGGCATCCGACTACCCCCAGGAGGACATCCCTACCACCGGCTGGGCCGCCTCCAGCCCCGTGAGCGCAAAGCAGTTCTCCGCCGTGGCCTGGTACTTCGCCCGTGAGATCGAACAGCGCGAGCACGTGCCGGTCGGCGTCATCGACTCAAGCTGGGGAGGCACCCCCGCTGAGGCATGGACCCGCCTCACCGCTCTCGGCCAGGACGCGCAGCTCAGCTCGCTCATCACCCTCCGCGGCAAAATGATCGACGACGCCAACGACACCGCCCTCCATGTCAAAGACGAGCAGCGCCAGCGCGACGAAGCCAAGGCCGCCGGAAAGCCCGAGCCGCAGTTCCCCTGGCATCCCGCCCCGGAGAGCTTCGGCCTCGGCTACCTCTGGAATGCCATGATCGCCCCGCTCACCCCCTTCCCCATCCGAGGAGCCATCTGGTACCAGGGCGAAGCCAATGCCGGCAGCGACCGCTTCCCCACCTACGACCGCGTCATGCGCGACATGATCGAAGACTGGCGTCGCCAGTGGGGCATCGGCCCATTCCCCTTCTATTACGTGCAGCTCGCCAACTGGATCACCGGCCCCGACTCCAACTGGGCCGATGTGCGCGACCAGCAGCGACGCACCCTCGGCGAGCGCAACACCGCCATGGCCGTGGCCATCGACGTAGGCAATCCCAACGATATCCATCCCACCGACAAGGCAACCGTCGGCCATCGCCTGGCCATCGCGGCCCGCGCCCTCAACTACGGCGAGCGCGAACTCGAGTACTCCGGCCCCATGTTCCGCCAGGCCACCCCCGAGGGCAGCTCCATCCGCGCCTGGTTCGATCACGCCAAAGGACTCACAGCGAAAGGTGGCGCAGAGGTCACCAGCGTCGAGATCGCCGGTCCCGACGGCAAATACTTCCAGGCCAAGGCCACCATCGACGGCGAAACCATCGTCGCCTCCAGCCCCGACGTCCCCACCCCCGTCAGCATTCGCTACGGCTGGGCCAGCAACCCCCAGTGCAACCTCTACAACTCCGACGGTCTGCCCGCCTCCCCGTTCACCTCGGAGAAACAGGGTCCAGAGTAG
- a CDS encoding DUF6526 family protein — MSKPQPVQDFKHHARFHPPFHFVTGFALMANVVFAIVYFVKHMSVWSGWILVMSIVIWIPVLLIRIYALKVQDRLIRLEERLRLQSLAPPEWHPQIYRLTEDQMVGLRFASDDEVVALARQALEENLNRKQIKERIRSWRPDHFRV, encoded by the coding sequence ATGAGTAAGCCCCAGCCGGTACAGGACTTCAAGCACCACGCACGTTTTCATCCGCCGTTCCACTTCGTCACCGGGTTTGCGCTGATGGCAAACGTGGTGTTTGCGATCGTCTATTTCGTGAAGCACATGAGTGTGTGGAGCGGATGGATCCTGGTGATGTCGATCGTGATCTGGATTCCAGTTTTGCTGATCCGCATTTATGCGCTGAAGGTGCAGGATCGGCTAATCCGGCTGGAGGAAAGGCTGCGATTGCAGTCGCTTGCGCCGCCGGAGTGGCACCCGCAGATCTATCGGCTGACGGAAGACCAGATGGTGGGGCTGCGCTTCGCTTCGGACGATGAGGTGGTGGCGCTGGCCAGGCAGGCGCTGGAAGAGAACCTGAACCGGAAGCAGATCAAAGAGCGGATCAGGTCCTGGCGGCCGGATCACTTCAGAGTCTGA
- a CDS encoding cytochrome b/b6 domain-containing protein has translation MVLAVNAARFLSRIFIVTSLLAASTLFGQHKLKDADCLACHGDSTLSSDANGKPHSLFVDQKQLRHSIHGRLFACVDCHKDVTSLAHDKTPAKITCVQCHSKAQAAYDQSTHAKATKAGANAATCGDCHGDVHYVTGAGDPKASISHGNVPATCGRCHGQKFLMESNGRSAQPFLSYQDSVHGHAVENGSVQAAVCTDCHGDHAILPPNDQASSINKFNVPATCGKCHSQVQQTFTASIHGQGIARGNKLAPDCTDCHGIHSIKRHTDSSSPVAAANVSRDSCARCHEGVRLSQEFGLPGQRVSTYFDSYHGLATQGGSVVAANCSSCHGVHDILPSTDPHSSINHANLSATCGQCHKGVTQKFVLTRVHMQDGGPGGVSGGGDIGSTAVRWVRMIYIPLIIIVIGFMALHNLVIWRRKLSDRHKAHSVTVVRMTPNQRWQHLVLLLSFVVLVITGFALKYPESWFAHLLGMSEHLRSTVHRIAGVALIAAGVYHAFYVAKFRDGRRLLRDLAPGPRDLKDALAAMLYYLHLRDEKPKFDRFNYAEKAEYWALVWGTALMGLTGVMIWAKVWVGNLLARWLVDVATSIHFYEAILATLAIVVWHFYQVFFDPDVYPMNSAWWDGKMSADHYREEHQLDAETLANAVEETPRGDRSQQGSKHPATNPAQD, from the coding sequence ATGGTGTTGGCCGTGAACGCGGCCCGTTTTTTATCGCGGATTTTTATTGTTACTTCCCTCCTCGCAGCATCCACCCTCTTCGGCCAGCACAAGCTCAAGGACGCAGATTGCCTCGCCTGCCACGGCGACTCCACTCTGAGCTCGGATGCGAACGGAAAGCCGCACAGCCTCTTCGTCGACCAGAAGCAGCTCCGCCATTCCATTCACGGACGCCTCTTCGCCTGCGTGGATTGCCACAAGGACGTCACCAGCCTCGCCCACGATAAGACGCCCGCGAAGATCACCTGCGTACAGTGCCACTCTAAGGCGCAGGCGGCCTACGATCAGTCAACTCACGCGAAAGCCACTAAGGCCGGAGCGAATGCCGCAACCTGCGGCGACTGCCATGGCGACGTGCATTACGTCACCGGCGCCGGCGATCCGAAAGCGTCCATAAGCCACGGCAACGTACCTGCAACCTGCGGCCGCTGCCATGGCCAGAAATTCCTCATGGAGTCCAACGGCCGCAGCGCTCAGCCGTTCCTCTCCTACCAGGACAGCGTTCACGGTCACGCCGTCGAGAACGGCTCCGTACAGGCCGCCGTCTGCACGGACTGCCACGGCGATCACGCTATCCTTCCGCCGAACGACCAGGCCTCATCCATCAATAAGTTCAACGTCCCTGCCACCTGCGGCAAATGCCATTCCCAAGTCCAGCAGACCTTCACAGCCAGTATTCACGGCCAGGGAATCGCACGCGGTAACAAGCTGGCCCCCGATTGCACCGACTGCCACGGAATCCACTCCATCAAGCGCCACACCGATTCCAGTTCCCCCGTCGCCGCCGCCAATGTCTCGCGCGATAGCTGCGCCCGCTGCCATGAGGGCGTGCGCCTCTCGCAGGAGTTCGGCCTTCCCGGCCAGCGCGTCTCAACGTACTTCGACAGCTACCACGGCCTCGCCACGCAAGGCGGATCGGTCGTCGCCGCGAACTGCTCAAGCTGCCATGGTGTGCACGACATCCTCCCCTCCACCGATCCGCACTCGAGCATCAATCACGCCAACCTCAGCGCCACCTGCGGACAGTGCCACAAAGGCGTGACGCAGAAGTTTGTTCTCACCCGCGTACACATGCAGGATGGCGGCCCGGGCGGAGTCAGTGGCGGTGGTGACATCGGCTCGACCGCTGTTCGCTGGGTCCGCATGATCTACATTCCGTTGATCATCATCGTCATCGGATTCATGGCCCTGCATAACCTGGTCATCTGGCGCCGCAAGCTCTCTGACCGCCACAAAGCGCACAGCGTCACCGTCGTCCGCATGACGCCCAACCAACGTTGGCAGCACCTGGTGTTACTCCTGAGCTTCGTCGTCCTCGTCATCACCGGCTTCGCGCTCAAATACCCCGAGTCCTGGTTCGCACATCTGCTCGGCATGAGCGAGCATTTGCGCAGCACCGTTCATCGCATTGCGGGTGTCGCGTTGATTGCCGCCGGCGTCTACCACGCCTTCTATGTGGCTAAATTCCGCGACGGCCGCCGCCTGCTTCGTGACCTTGCTCCCGGCCCGCGCGATCTCAAAGACGCCCTCGCCGCCATGCTCTATTACCTTCACCTCCGCGACGAGAAGCCCAAGTTCGACCGCTTCAATTACGCCGAGAAAGCCGAGTACTGGGCGCTCGTCTGGGGCACCGCGCTCATGGGTCTCACCGGCGTTATGATCTGGGCGAAAGTCTGGGTAGGCAATCTGCTGGCGCGCTGGCTGGTCGACGTAGCTACCTCCATCCATTTCTACGAAGCAATTCTCGCCACGCTCGCCATCGTCGTATGGCACTTCTATCAGGTGTTCTTCGACCCCGATGTCTACCCGATGAACAGCGCCTGGTGGGATGGCAAGATGTCTGCCGATCACTACCGCGAGGAGCACCAACTCGACGCCGAAACACTGGCTAACGCTGTCGAAGAAACCCCGCGCGGCGATCGAAGCCAGCAAGGCAGCAAGCATCCCGCGACCAATCCCGCGCAAGACTGA